Genomic segment of bacterium:
AACATTTATTTTCCCTAACCACCTAAATGGAGTAGCGCGACAGCCCCCACCACATATTTTTATATATCGACAATTGCCGCAACCAAGAGAATTTACTGTTATTTTTTTGAAATCAGTAAGCCAATCAGAATCTTTTATTGCATCCTTTATGGATTTGTTCTTTACTGATCCGTATTTGATGTTTAATGCTGGACAGAATATCAAATCACCATTTGCATTAATGCAAATATTTGCAAAATTATACTCACAAGAGTGACCAGAAAGATTCATTGGAGCATAATCTTCTTTTTCTATCCAAGAATAATAAACATTATCTATCCTTAGAAGAAAAGGTTTGGCATCTAATTGATGATTTTTTATAACATCAACATACACATTGAACAACCTATCATAATCAGAGAAATTTACAATATGGCTGTTTTTTTGTGTTCTGATTGTTTTCCAGAGCTGGCTTAAACGCCAGCAATAAATTCCAGTTTCTTTTAGCTCTTTATATAAAGGTAATAATTCTGAAACATTTTGCTCATAAACAACCGTTTGAATCATGATTTTACATCCTGGTAGAAACGATTTTAAATTCTTAATGTTTTTTATGGAAGACAAATAACTACTACCTTCGCGTATTATATCGTTAGTTGCCAACCCATCTAAACTAGTTCTAAACTCTTTTACCTGAGAGAGTTCAGAAATAATATTAAGATTTTTTTGAGAAAAATGTTTCCCATTGGTTGATATTATTACTCTTGATTCTTGACCACAGGCCTCTATTATTTCAGGCCAACGAAGGTAGCGGAAAGGTTCTCCGCCAGTGAGTGTAAAATTTACCACTCCAAGTTCTTTACATTCAGCAATAATTTCCAGCCATCTTTGATGAGATAATTCATCTTTGCGATATAGAACTGAATTTTTTTCTCCAGCATGACAGTAAAGACACTGCATATCACAATCCCCAGTCAATTCTAATCTAACTGAATTAAACATTTTTGTTCTCCTTATTTTGTTTTCAATGAATTAGTTATTTATTTATAAAATAACAAATTAAATTGATTTTGTCAATACTAAAATATTTTTAATATTTTTTTATGTTATTTTAATAAGTGATATACTTTTTATATGAAAAAATTAACAATAGCTGTTGGAACAACTTCTCTTCAAAAAATTAGCTATCTTAAAGAAGTTTTAAAAGAACTTGGGATAAAAGCAGTTATTAAGTCTATTGAAGTAAAAAGTGGAATTTCTACTCAGCCGATAACATCAAAAGAAACTAAAATAGGTTCCATTAATAGAGCAAAAAATGCGTTAAAGAAAGTTGAGAATGCTGATTTTGCTTTGGGAGTGGAAGTTGGGTATCACAAATATTTAAAAAATAAATATGAAATTTTTTGCTGGGCTACTATTATTGATAAACATAGTCACCAGATATCAGGACAGTCATATAAATTTTCATTACCGGAATATCATCAAAAAATCTTAAAAAGTGGCAAATATCTGGGTGATAATTTAGATGGATATTCAAAAAAAGTAAAAGATTCTATTGGTGTATATATAGATAATGCGATTCGTCATCGTAAGCCTTTTATAATAAGCGCCCTAAAAGACACCCTGGTTAGATATTTAAGAAAAGAAGATTTTTAATTTTATTCCTCCTTCACTTCCACTTTTTCGCCGTCGGTGGAGGCGACTTCTTTGCCGTCGCCTTTGATGTCTATTCTCCAGCCAGTGAGCTTGGCAGCCAGGCGCACATTTTGTCCACCTTTGCCGATAGCTAGAGAAAGCTGGTCATCAGCGACTTCTATAATAGCTTTATGTTCTTTTTCATCTATTTCTATGGAAAGGACTTTAGCCGGAGAAAGAGAATTGGAAACAAATTGTTTTGGGTCTTCGGACCAAGGAATAATATCTATTTTTTCACCTGAAAGTTCTTGAGTTATGGTATTAACTCTTGTTCCTTTTTGTCCTACACAGGACCCAACAGGATCAATATGTTCATCATTAGAAAAAACAGCAATTTTAGAACGTGCCCCCGGTTCTCGAGAAATAGATTTTATTTCGACAGTATTGTTTTCAATTTCAGGCGCTTCAGCTGAAAATAATTTTTCAATAAATTTAGGATGAGTTCTTGATAGTCTTAGATTGATTCCTCTAATAGTGTCTTCAACTGAATATAAATA
This window contains:
- a CDS encoding radical SAM protein; this translates as MFNSVRLELTGDCDMQCLYCHAGEKNSVLYRKDELSHQRWLEIIAECKELGVVNFTLTGGEPFRYLRWPEIIEACGQESRVIISTNGKHFSQKNLNIISELSQVKEFRTSLDGLATNDIIREGSSYLSSIKNIKNLKSFLPGCKIMIQTVVYEQNVSELLPLYKELKETGIYCWRLSQLWKTIRTQKNSHIVNFSDYDRLFNVYVDVIKNHQLDAKPFLLRIDNVYYSWIEKEDYAPMNLSGHSCEYNFANICINANGDLIFCPALNIKYGSVKNKSIKDAIKDSDWLTDFKKITVNSLGCGNCRYIKICGGGCRATPFRWLGKINVIDPNSCCIMPRVEKVILPLLGDGERLAFSSLIDQEGTYPNINENNVKAMID
- a CDS encoding inosine/xanthosine triphosphatase is translated as MKKLTIAVGTTSLQKISYLKEVLKELGIKAVIKSIEVKSGISTQPITSKETKIGSINRAKNALKKVENADFALGVEVGYHKYLKNKYEIFCWATIIDKHSHQISGQSYKFSLPEYHQKILKSGKYLGDNLDGYSKKVKDSIGVYIDNAIRHRKPFIISALKDTLVRYLRKEDF